The Humulus lupulus chromosome 3, drHumLupu1.1, whole genome shotgun sequence genome window below encodes:
- the LOC133822489 gene encoding uncharacterized protein LOC133822489, whose product MATISKLSNPSPAASLSSSFKPRSSHPSYLIAFRRPLTDFDATLSSKLSLSTNSRLNASFVIRCSQSDGNGTPSKKTVLHDLYQKGGQSPWYDNLCRPVTDLLPLIEMGVRGVTSNPAIFQKAISSSNAYNDQFRELVQAGKDIEAAYWELVVKDIQDACKLFEPIYDETDGGDGYVSVEVSPRLADDTEGTVEAAKWLHKVVDRPNVYIKIPATAPCIPSIKSVISNGISVNVTLIFSIARYEAVIDAYLDGLEASGLNDLSRVTSVASFFVSRVDTLIDKLLEKIGTPEALDLRGKAAVAQAALAYKLYQKKFSGPRWEALVKKGAKKQRLLWASTSVKNPAYPDTLYVAPLIGPDTVSTMPDQALQAFIDHGAVSRTIDANVSEAEGIYSALEKLGIDWSYVGNQLEVEGVDSFKKSFDSLLDTLQEKANSLKLVSL is encoded by the exons ATGGCTACCATTTCTAAGCTTTCCAACCCATCTCCTGCTGCCTCTCTATCATCTTCCTTCAAGCCCAGATCTTCCCACCCCAGCTATTTGATCGCTTTCAGACGACCTCTCACCGACTTTGACGCCACCCTTTCTTCTAAGCTTTCTCTTTCGACCAACTCGCGCCTCAACGCTTCCTTTGT CATCAGATGTTCCCAATCCGATGGTAATGGAACTCCTTCAAAGAAAACAGTTCTTCATGATCTGTACCAAAAGGGAGGACAGAGTCCCTGGTACGATAACCTCTGCCGACCAGTCACCGATCTGCTTCCTCTTATTGAAATGGGTGTCAGGGGTGTCACTAGCAACCCAGCG ATTTTCCAGAAAGCAATATCATCTTCTAATGCCTACAACGACCAATTCAG GGAGCTTGTACAGGCTGGGAAAGACATCGAAGCTGCATATTGGGAACTTGTGGTGAAGGACATCCAAGATGCCTGCAAACTTTTCGAGCCAATTTATGACGAAACAGATGGTGGTGATGGCTATGTTTCTGTTGAAGTTTCACCAAGACTCGCTGATGACACTGAGGGGACCGTAGAGGCTGCAAAATGGTTACATAAAGTGGTTGACCGCCCCAATGTCTACATTAAAATTCCTGCCACAGCTCCCTGCATCCCTTCAATTAAGAGTGTTATTTCTAATGGCATTAGTGTCAATGTGACT CTTATATTTTCCATTGCTAGATATGAAGCAGTTATCGATGCTTATTTGGATGGGCTTGAGGCTTCTGGGCTAAATGATCTCTCAAGAGTAACCAGTGTTGCTTCGTTCTTTGTCAGTAGGGTTGACACTCTTATTGACAAGTTGCTTGAGAAGATTGGAACACCAGAGGCCCTTGATCTTCGAGGAAAg GCTGCGGTAGCTCAAGCCGCCTTAGCTTATAAACTCTACCAGAAGAAATTCTCTGGCCCAAGGTGGGAGGCTTTGGTAAAGAAAGGTGCTAAGAAGCAGAGATTGCTGTGGGCCTCAACCAGTGTGAAGAACCCTGCATACCCTGACACTTTGTATGTTGCACCTCTCATTGGTCCTGATACG GTTTCAACCATGCCTGATCAGGCTCTTCAAGCTTTTATTGATCATGGTGCCGTTTCAAGGACGATCGATGCTAATGTCTCTGAGGCCGAGGGTATATACAGTGCACTCGAGAAGCTTGGAATTGATTGGAGCTATGTTGGTAATCA